The Metasolibacillus fluoroglycofenilyticus genome segment CCTAGAAAAAATTGAGCCAGAATTCATTGACGACGAGGATTGAGCAAATGGCAGATGAAAAGGAATGCCCGCTATGTGGCGGCAGTAATAACTGTGGCGTTGCGAGCAAGCAAAGCGACTGCTGGTGCATGACCGTGAAATTCCCAAAGGAAATACTCATAGAAAATCCAACAAGCTGTATTTGCGAGAAGTGCTTGGAGGAATATGGTAGAAAATAAAAAAACGTGTAGAAGAAGCTTGATGGCACTTTTCTACACGTTTTTGGAATTTACGGGCAAAGCTTACAAGAAATAAGGCAGACGGCTCACTCTCGTCAGGTTGTTTTAATTTGGCTTAGCAATGTTTACTATGCTTCATTGGCTACTACGCGCGTAACAACTCATTATATTGGCCTAATCCTCCGGTGGGTGTCACAGTTTTAAAGAGATTCCTTTACTGGCTCGAAAAGTTGTGCTAGAGCTGGTGGTAGTGTAATTGTTTATATAGTCCCCCTTTATCCTCCATTAACAGACAGTAAGACGCCCACTTCAAGACTTAAGTTACGCTAAGGATAAGAGGGAGATTAGCTGCTCGTAAAAGCCCGATTGGTTCAACTAACAATCAGTGGGGGATGGGGAAAATCTCCACTGATTGAAATTTTCCTTTATCCTAATTCAGTAGAAAGAATGGATACATAAATTTTTTAGGATAACCTGCTCCCTATAACATCCGGTATTTTTTCAAACTAAGGATTGTCAAGGTAATAAAAACGATGGCAAAAGCAGTAAGCACAGCTAAGTTCATAGCTATTTCAATGAATGTGAAACCTTTGTACATAATGCCGTTCAGTGCATCAGCAGCGTAATAAAGCGGCATGAAATGACCGATTTTTTGTAGCCATGCGGCCATATTGTCGAGCGGAAAAATACCTGAAAAGAATATTTGCGGCACAATGACTAATGGAATAAATTGCATCATTTGAAATTCAGAGCTAGCAAAGCTTGAAAGTAGTGTGCCTAAAGAAAGTGCGATGAGAGCTACAGCCATATTGATAAGTAGCACAAGCCAAATTGAGCCAACATGTACGATATCTAGTACATAGATGCCGAACAGTACAATAATAATAGTTTGTAAAAAGGCAAATAAGCCATAGCCAAGCATATAGCCTGCCACAATTTCAGCACGTTTAATCGGCGTTGCAAGCAAGCGCTCTAAAGTGCCAGAAGTTCGCTCCTTCAATAGCGCAATACCAGTAATTAAAAAAACAAAGAAGAAAACAAAAAAACCGATAAGCATTGGACTGAATGTATCGAAAATAGAGGTATCTTGGTCACCATATACATAGCTAGTGGTCAAGCTAGGCGAGTCATCTGACTTTGGTTGTAGTGCTTGTGTGAGCCTCATCATTAATACTTTAGCATTGGAAGGGTCATCATTTAATAATATTAGCTTACTATTCCCTTGCTTGAAACTTAACCAGCCATCATATTGATATTCTGCTAATTGCTCTACAGAAAAATTCTTCTCCTCAATAATTTGAAAATCCCCCGCTTGAAGCTTTTCCATTATAGGTGGAGCACCATTGGTGACAACAAGTGTTACACTTGCTTCATTACTATTAAAAATAAAGGACATTAAGGTAAGCACGAGTAGAGGGGCAAAAAATAACAATGCTAATGTGCGGCGGTCGCGTCGCATTTGTTGAATAATTCTTGTGACAATAGCGCCAACTCTCATAGTACCTCGCCTCCTGCCTTTAAAAATACCTCATCTAAATCCTGTGCTGTATAATGTGTTTTTAATGCTTGTGGCGTACCGTTCGCAATAATATGACCGTTGCGTAGCATAATTAATTGGTCGCATTGCTGTGCCTCATCCATCGCATGTGTCGTTACTAAAATAGTTTTTTGCTCCTCTATTTTCAGGCGCATGAGCTCCTGCCAAATTTCTTTTTTAAGAACCGGGTCAATCCCAACTGTAGGTTCATCTAAAATAAGCAATGTAGGATTGTGTAAGAGGGCAATAGCTAACGATAGTCTACGCTTCATGCCACCAGAGTAATTGTCTACCTTGGTTTGCAAGTCATCTGTTAAACGTACAAGCTGTGCCGCATAGGCAACGCGCTGAATTTGCTCCTTTTTAGCTAGGCGATAAAGTTTTGCAAAAAAATAAAGATTTTCTTCTCCGGTTAAGTCCAAATACAGTGCATCTGCTTGAGCCATGTAGCCGATATTTGTTAATAGTTGCTGATGTGGCACTACCAAATTTAAC includes the following:
- a CDS encoding cysteine-rich CWC family protein, encoding MADEKECPLCGGSNNCGVASKQSDCWCMTVKFPKEILIENPTSCICEKCLEEYGRK
- a CDS encoding ABC transporter permease, producing MRVGAIVTRIIQQMRRDRRTLALLFFAPLLVLTLMSFIFNSNEASVTLVVTNGAPPIMEKLQAGDFQIIEEKNFSVEQLAEYQYDGWLSFKQGNSKLILLNDDPSNAKVLMMRLTQALQPKSDDSPSLTTSYVYGDQDTSIFDTFSPMLIGFFVFFFVFLITGIALLKERTSGTLERLLATPIKRAEIVAGYMLGYGLFAFLQTIIIVLFGIYVLDIVHVGSIWLVLLINMAVALIALSLGTLLSSFASSEFQMMQFIPLVIVPQIFFSGIFPLDNMAAWLQKIGHFMPLYYAADALNGIMYKGFTFIEIAMNLAVLTAFAIVFITLTILSLKKYRML
- a CDS encoding ABC transporter ATP-binding protein, translated to MENYAVSLNCVEKRFHHKQVIAPLSLNIPMGQLVGLLGPSGCGKTTLIKMIMGMLKPDNGHIKALNLVVPHQQLLTNIGYMAQADALYLDLTGEENLYFFAKLYRLAKKEQIQRVAYAAQLVRLTDDLQTKVDNYSGGMKRRLSLAIALLHNPTLLILDEPTVGIDPVLKKEIWQELMRLKIEEQKTILVTTHAMDEAQQCDQLIMLRNGHIIANGTPQALKTHYTAQDLDEVFLKAGGEVL